A single window of Microbispora hainanensis DNA harbors:
- a CDS encoding MFS transporter, with the protein MAFDRYRQVLALPGVRALLLVGMIARIPLTGTGMTLTLHVVNDQKLGFFQAGLVGTASMAGAAVGSPLVGRFVDRRGLRPVMVVTTLVQLCLWCVAPSMPYAVLLPGALIGGLFSQPVFGTIRQCVAAMVPKENHQTGFALDSMGVELSFMVGPALAVASVTAFGSAATMYGVAAGLVGSGVALYLLNPPTRSAEEVAGQEVHVPRRQWLRPGLLALLCLVSGLTFVLTTTELSVVAMLKADGATAWTGLVLALWCAYSLVGGFVYGGLSRGLSPGLLAGGLALLTVPVGLVGGGWGWLCLALAPAGLLCAPALSSTVDAVNRRVPAAARGEAMGLHGTSLTIGGALAGPLAGGLLDAHGPVWAFAVSGAVGVALALLTTLVRRDAPVAVLVPAGSRDAAGPDHANGLGVAAGADIATGPERVSGPGAVPGADIAAGPDAATPLPTAARE; encoded by the coding sequence ATGGCTTTTGATCGTTACAGGCAGGTGCTCGCCCTGCCGGGTGTGCGGGCGTTGCTGCTGGTCGGCATGATCGCGCGAATTCCCCTCACCGGCACCGGCATGACGCTGACCCTGCATGTGGTGAACGACCAGAAGCTCGGGTTCTTCCAGGCGGGCCTGGTCGGCACCGCCTCCATGGCGGGCGCCGCTGTCGGCTCGCCGCTCGTCGGCCGGTTCGTCGACCGGCGCGGGCTGCGGCCGGTCATGGTCGTGACGACCCTCGTGCAACTGTGCCTGTGGTGCGTCGCGCCGTCCATGCCGTACGCCGTGCTGCTGCCGGGGGCGCTGATCGGCGGGCTGTTCAGCCAGCCGGTATTCGGGACCATCCGGCAGTGCGTGGCCGCGATGGTGCCGAAGGAGAACCACCAGACCGGCTTCGCCCTCGACTCGATGGGCGTGGAGCTGTCGTTCATGGTCGGGCCCGCCCTCGCCGTCGCGAGCGTGACGGCGTTCGGCAGCGCCGCGACGATGTACGGCGTGGCCGCCGGGCTGGTGGGCTCGGGAGTGGCGCTGTATCTGCTCAACCCGCCCACGCGGTCGGCGGAGGAGGTGGCGGGGCAGGAGGTCCACGTCCCCCGGCGGCAGTGGCTGCGTCCCGGCCTGCTCGCCCTGCTCTGCCTGGTTTCCGGGCTCACCTTCGTGCTCACCACCACCGAGCTGAGCGTGGTGGCGATGCTCAAGGCGGACGGCGCGACCGCCTGGACCGGGCTGGTGCTCGCGCTGTGGTGCGCGTACTCGCTCGTCGGCGGGTTCGTGTACGGCGGGCTCTCCAGGGGGCTGTCGCCCGGGCTGCTCGCGGGCGGCCTGGCGCTGCTGACCGTGCCCGTGGGGCTGGTCGGCGGGGGCTGGGGCTGGCTGTGCCTGGCACTGGCACCGGCCGGGCTGCTGTGCGCCCCGGCGCTGTCGTCCACCGTGGACGCCGTCAACCGGCGCGTCCCGGCGGCGGCGCGGGGTGAGGCGATGGGCCTGCACGGCACCTCGCTGACGATAGGAGGAGCCCTGGCCGGGCCCCTCGCGGGCGGGCTCCTGGACGCCCATGGCCCGGTCTGGGCCTTCGCCGTGTCCGGAGCGGTCGGTGTGGCGCTGGCCCTGCTCACCACCCTGGTCAGGCGCGACGCCCCGGTCGCCGTCCTCGTCCCGGCCGGATCGCGTGACGCGGCCGGGCCGGATCACGCGAACGGTCTCGGCGTGGCGGCCGGGGCGGACATCGCGACGGGGCCGGAGCGTGTGAGCGGTCCTGGTGCAGTGCCGGGGGCGGACATCGCGGCCGGGCCGGACGCCGCGACGCCCCTGCCCACCGCCGCGCGCGAGTAG
- the npdG gene encoding NADPH-dependent F420 reductase, with protein sequence MVEHTTADLPDVSALTIGILGGTGDQGKGLARRFSLAGHTVLIGSRSAERAQEAAREIGVRGAANAEVAAEADVVIVAVPWEGHKALLESLREPLAGKIVVDCVNPLGFDKQGAYALPVEEGSAAQQAAAVLTGSRVVAAFHHVSAVLLLDPAVAEIDLDVLVLGDDREATDVVRALAGRIPGARGIYAGRLRNAHQVEAFTANLISINRRYKAHAGIRVTDV encoded by the coding sequence ATGGTTGAGCACACCACCGCAGACCTGCCCGACGTCTCCGCGCTGACCATCGGCATCCTGGGCGGCACCGGCGACCAGGGCAAGGGACTGGCCCGCCGGTTCTCGCTGGCCGGGCATACCGTGTTGATCGGCTCGCGCAGCGCCGAGCGCGCGCAGGAGGCGGCCCGCGAGATCGGCGTACGCGGTGCCGCGAACGCCGAGGTGGCGGCCGAGGCGGACGTCGTGATCGTCGCGGTGCCCTGGGAAGGGCACAAGGCGCTGCTGGAGTCCCTGCGCGAACCGCTCGCCGGGAAGATCGTCGTGGACTGCGTCAACCCGCTCGGCTTCGACAAGCAGGGGGCGTACGCGCTGCCGGTGGAGGAGGGCAGCGCGGCCCAGCAGGCGGCGGCGGTGCTGACCGGCAGCCGGGTGGTCGCGGCCTTCCACCACGTGTCGGCGGTGCTGCTGCTCGACCCCGCGGTGGCCGAGATCGACCTCGACGTGCTCGTGCTCGGCGACGACCGCGAGGCCACCGACGTCGTACGCGCGCTCGCCGGCCGCATCCCCGGCGCGCGCGGGATCTACGCGGGCCGGCTGCGCAACGCCCACCAGGTCGAGGCGTTCACCGCGAACCTGATCTCGATCAACCGCCGTTACAAGGCCCACGCCGGAATCCGGGTCACCGACGTGTAG
- a CDS encoding trans-sulfuration enzyme family protein: protein MSSLHPETRVVHLPRPTPEASTPISMPIYQTSGFVFDDPAVFADGMGRPDGAYVYGRLSNPTVRALEEAVAGLEGGVAAVATGSGMGAINAVLLGLLKSGDHVIAQSALYGATAQTLADLAERFGVEVTRVPEDDPEAVRAAVRPTTKLLYLETIANPMTQVADLPGMCAAAREAGILTVVDNTFASPVLCRPIEHGADIVVHSVTKYLSGHTDVVGGIAVFASEDVYRRVWSYAVELGATTDPFAAWLTLRGMQTLPLRMERHCANARVLATRLAEHPAVAAVHWPGLPSHPSHELATKLLPDFGGVFSFDLAGGRAAGEAFMRNVRLALLAPSLGGVETLILHPATTSHRTVSAEGLAAAGIGEGTVRVAVGIEHAEDLWADFAQALDAI from the coding sequence ATGAGCTCCTTGCATCCGGAAACGCGCGTCGTCCATCTGCCCCGGCCCACGCCGGAGGCCAGCACGCCGATCTCCATGCCGATCTACCAGACCTCGGGATTCGTCTTCGACGACCCGGCCGTCTTCGCCGACGGCATGGGGCGGCCCGACGGGGCGTACGTCTACGGCCGGCTCTCCAACCCCACCGTGCGGGCGCTGGAGGAGGCGGTCGCCGGCCTTGAGGGCGGCGTGGCCGCCGTGGCCACCGGCTCGGGCATGGGGGCGATCAACGCCGTGCTGCTCGGCCTGCTGAAGTCGGGCGACCACGTGATCGCCCAGTCGGCGCTGTACGGCGCCACCGCCCAGACGCTCGCCGACCTCGCGGAGCGCTTCGGCGTCGAGGTCACCCGCGTGCCGGAGGACGACCCCGAGGCCGTACGCGCCGCCGTGCGGCCCACGACGAAGCTGCTGTATCTGGAGACCATCGCCAACCCGATGACGCAGGTGGCCGACCTGCCGGGGATGTGCGCGGCGGCGCGCGAGGCCGGGATCCTCACCGTGGTCGACAACACCTTCGCGTCGCCGGTCCTGTGCCGCCCCATCGAGCACGGCGCGGACATCGTCGTGCACTCCGTGACCAAGTATCTGTCCGGGCACACCGACGTCGTCGGCGGGATCGCCGTGTTCGCCTCCGAGGACGTGTATCGCCGGGTGTGGTCGTACGCGGTGGAGCTCGGCGCGACGACCGACCCGTTCGCCGCGTGGCTGACCCTGCGGGGGATGCAGACGCTGCCGCTGCGGATGGAGCGCCACTGCGCCAACGCCCGCGTGCTCGCGACGCGGCTCGCCGAGCACCCGGCCGTGGCCGCGGTCCACTGGCCGGGCCTGCCGTCCCACCCGTCGCACGAGCTCGCCACCAAGCTTCTGCCGGACTTCGGCGGCGTGTTCTCCTTCGACCTCGCCGGAGGGCGTGCCGCCGGAGAGGCGTTCATGCGCAACGTGCGGCTCGCACTGCTCGCGCCCTCGCTCGGCGGCGTGGAGACCCTGATCCTCCACCCGGCCACGACGTCGCACCGTACGGTGAGCGCCGAGGGCCTGGCCGCGGCGGGCATCGGCGAGGGGACGGTCCGGGTGGCCGTGGGCATCGAGCACGCCGAAGACCTGTGGGCCGACTTCGCCCAGGCGCTCGACGCGATCTGA
- the panB gene encoding 3-methyl-2-oxobutanoate hydroxymethyltransferase, which yields MSSVSVVSKPALYGGAAGRRVTVRDIAAAKERHEKWPMVTAYDAMTARVFDEAGIPVMLVGDSAAMVVYGYDSTLPVTVDDLIPLAAAVVRGSSRAMVVADLPFGSYQASPQQALETAARFIKEAGAHAVKLEGGHRVLPQVEMLVSAGIPVMAHIGLTPQSVNAFGGYRVQGRGQAGDEIMADAKALEHAGAFAVVLECVPADLAQRVTTSLSIPTVGIGAGPDTDAQVLVWQDLMGLTPQPAKFVKKYFDLAGEMDRAIRAYADEVVSGAFPRPEHTYR from the coding sequence ATGTCCTCTGTTTCCGTTGTGTCCAAGCCCGCCCTCTACGGCGGGGCCGCAGGGCGCAGAGTCACCGTCCGCGACATCGCGGCGGCCAAGGAACGCCACGAGAAGTGGCCGATGGTGACCGCGTACGACGCCATGACCGCGCGAGTGTTCGACGAGGCGGGCATCCCGGTGATGCTCGTGGGCGACTCGGCCGCCATGGTCGTCTACGGCTACGACTCGACCCTGCCCGTCACGGTCGACGACCTCATCCCGCTCGCCGCCGCGGTCGTACGCGGCTCGTCGCGGGCGATGGTCGTGGCCGACCTGCCGTTCGGCTCCTACCAGGCCTCACCCCAGCAGGCCCTGGAGACCGCGGCCCGCTTCATCAAGGAGGCCGGCGCGCACGCCGTCAAGCTTGAGGGCGGCCACCGGGTCCTCCCTCAGGTGGAGATGCTCGTGTCGGCCGGAATCCCGGTCATGGCCCACATCGGCCTGACCCCCCAGTCGGTCAACGCCTTCGGCGGCTACCGGGTGCAGGGCCGCGGGCAGGCGGGTGACGAGATCATGGCCGACGCCAAGGCGCTGGAGCACGCGGGCGCCTTCGCCGTCGTGCTGGAATGCGTCCCCGCCGACCTCGCCCAGCGGGTCACCACGTCGCTGAGCATCCCCACGGTCGGCATCGGGGCCGGGCCCGACACCGACGCGCAGGTCCTCGTCTGGCAGGACCTCATGGGGCTCACCCCGCAGCCCGCGAAGTTCGTGAAGAAGTACTTCGACCTGGCCGGAGAGATGGACCGGGCGATCCGCGCGTACGCCGACGAGGTCGTCTCCGGCGCCTTCCCCCGGCCCGAGCACACCTACCGCTGA